In one Myxococcus xanthus genomic region, the following are encoded:
- a CDS encoding sigma-54-dependent Fis family transcriptional regulator gives MPELVFFRRGEEVLRVGVDRARLVLGRGEQSDVAIPDPEVSRLQVALLWDGERCRVEDLSGKGTTVAGQSITHGELPDGADLALGQWRAVFRISGGSEGADVTTEVGHTTSVQSRDTQAPRWQPAQVRVKQGLNESVHRFTGEGFTAGKDAGCDLVLQDRFASSRHLKVTRRDNTFHVVDLRSTNGTWMGPVRVFEAEVPLPTVLRVGETELVLEPAAPTTRKEPTSFHGIIGGDPSVRQLSELIERVAPSSAAVTILGESGTGKELVARAIHACSQRANRPLVPVNCAAISKELIESELFGHEKGSFTGAMGARKGAFEEADGGTLFLDEIGELPLDLQAKLLRALEGGEIKRVGASRPQTVDVRVVAATNRDLLAAAREGRFREDLYYRLCVIPLHLPPLRSRKADLGSLAEHFVRTYAPRGQSVRFTPAALERLQHHAWPGNIRELRNVVHRALLLRKGPLIDAGDISFDQELNRETGIAVPELPPGMTLEQMLEKLERQIVEAALRRYNNNRERVARELGVARSTLFKRLKDWGLTKQDEQE, from the coding sequence ATGCCGGAGCTGGTGTTCTTTCGTCGTGGCGAGGAGGTGTTGCGGGTGGGGGTGGACCGGGCACGGCTGGTGCTCGGACGCGGCGAGCAGAGCGACGTCGCCATCCCAGACCCCGAGGTGAGCCGCCTCCAGGTCGCGTTGCTGTGGGACGGCGAGCGCTGCCGGGTGGAGGATTTGTCCGGCAAGGGCACCACCGTCGCCGGCCAGTCCATCACCCACGGCGAGCTGCCAGACGGCGCGGACCTGGCGCTGGGCCAATGGCGCGCGGTGTTCCGCATCAGCGGCGGCAGCGAAGGCGCGGACGTCACCACCGAGGTGGGCCACACGACGTCCGTCCAGTCCCGCGACACGCAGGCCCCGCGCTGGCAGCCCGCGCAGGTGCGGGTGAAGCAGGGCCTCAATGAGTCCGTGCACCGCTTCACGGGTGAAGGCTTCACCGCGGGCAAGGACGCCGGCTGCGACCTGGTGCTCCAGGACCGCTTCGCCTCCAGCCGGCACCTGAAGGTGACCCGGCGCGACAACACCTTCCACGTCGTGGACCTGCGCTCCACCAACGGGACGTGGATGGGCCCGGTGCGCGTCTTCGAGGCGGAAGTCCCGCTGCCCACCGTGCTGCGCGTGGGTGAGACGGAGCTGGTGCTGGAGCCTGCCGCGCCCACCACGCGCAAGGAGCCCACGTCCTTCCACGGCATCATCGGCGGCGACCCGTCGGTGCGGCAGCTCTCGGAGTTGATTGAGCGGGTGGCCCCGTCCTCCGCGGCGGTGACGATTCTGGGCGAGTCCGGCACCGGCAAGGAGCTGGTGGCCCGCGCCATCCACGCCTGCTCGCAGCGGGCGAACCGGCCGCTGGTGCCCGTCAACTGCGCGGCCATCTCCAAGGAGCTCATCGAGAGCGAGCTCTTCGGCCATGAGAAGGGTTCCTTCACCGGCGCCATGGGCGCGCGCAAGGGCGCCTTCGAGGAGGCCGACGGAGGCACCCTCTTCCTGGACGAGATTGGCGAGCTGCCGCTGGACTTGCAGGCCAAGCTGCTGCGCGCGCTGGAAGGCGGCGAAATCAAGCGCGTGGGCGCCAGCCGCCCGCAGACGGTGGACGTGCGCGTGGTGGCGGCCACCAACAGGGACTTGCTGGCGGCGGCGCGCGAGGGCCGCTTCCGCGAGGACCTGTACTACCGGCTCTGTGTCATCCCCCTGCACCTGCCGCCGCTGCGCAGCCGTAAGGCGGACCTGGGCTCACTGGCCGAGCACTTCGTGCGCACCTACGCCCCGCGTGGCCAGTCCGTGCGCTTCACACCCGCGGCCCTGGAGCGGCTCCAGCACCACGCGTGGCCGGGCAACATCCGCGAGCTGCGCAACGTGGTGCACCGCGCGCTGCTGCTGCGCAAGGGGCCCCTCATCGACGCGGGGGACATCTCCTTCGACCAGGAGCTGAACCGCGAGACGGGCATCGCCGTGCCGGAGCTGCCGCCGGGGATGACGCTGGAGCAGATGCTGGAGAAGCTGGAGCGTCAAATCGTCGAGGCGGCGCTGCGGCGGTACAACAACAACCGCGAGCGCGTGGCCCGCGAGTTGGGCGTGGCCCGCTCCACCCTCTTCAAGCGGCTGAAGGACTGGGGCCTCACGAAGCAGGACGAGCAGGAGTAG